The DNA window GCCTGTGGATGTTTATGGTGGAGGTGCGCTCAACACTGCTACAGCGTCCAGAGATAGAGGTTGAGCGTTATCGAAAGCGACAGGCGCAAAAACAAGAAATCGAGCAACGACAGGGACAGCTATTCCTTGCATAAGGAGTGCCGGACAGTAGTGCGCCTGCGCGGGAATGACGAAGGTTTCCTCAACACTCGTCGTCCCCGCGAAGGCAGGGACCCAGGTGCACGGTCCTGATGACACTATACGACAGCGTCTGTGTGCGAGGTTTAACGCTCCGGACGTGCCAGCCCCGGCAGGTCCGGCAATTGTCGGGGCGCATGGATGCGCAGGCGTTTCTGCCGGTTCAGCTCGCCGCTCTCCAGGCTGACCTGGCTTTTCGCCACGCCGAAGGCCTTGGCCAGGAACGCCTGCAGATGGGCGTTGGCCTTGCCTTCGACCGGCGGGGCGGTAAGGCGGATTTTCAGGCGCTCGCCATGCAACCCGGCGAACTCGTCCTTGCTCGCCTTGGGTTGCAGGTGGCAGACGAGGATCAGGTCCTCGCCATCCCAGCGGAAGAAGCTCACGCTCAGAGGAACGGGCTGAGCATGGGCGGCAGGCCGGTATAGGCGGCCAGCTTGCCGATGATGAAGCGGTCCGCCAGGTTGAGGGCGATGAAGGCGAAGATCGGCGAGATATCCAGGCCGCCCAGGTTCGGCAGCAATTTACGGAACGGCGCCAGGAAGGGTTCGCAGATCTGGTTGATCAACTGTGCACCGGGGTTGTGGCTGCCAGGGGCGACCCAGGAGAGGATCACACTGATGATCAGGGCGAAGAAGAACACCTTGAGGAACAGCGAGGTCACGCCGATCACCGACCACACCAGCAACTGCGGCAGCAGGCCGAGGGCGTTGTAGCCGATCAGCGCCAGGGTGACCAGCATCAGCAGCAGTTGTACCAGCAGCGCCAGCACCAGCGAGGCCAGGTCGAGGCCGCCGATGCTCGGGATCAGCTTGCGCAGCGGGCGCAGCAGCGGGTGCGTGGCCTTGACGATGAACTGGCTGAGCGGGTTGTAGAAGTCGGCGCGCACCAGTTGCAGGATGAAGCGCAACAGCACGATCAGCAGGTACAGGCTGCCGAGGGTCTGGATGATGTAGACAAGGGCTTCGATGAGTCCGGACATGCTGTCTCCTTATTTGCCCAGTTGTTCGGCGAGTTCGGCGGAGCGGTGGGCGGCGGCGTTCAGCGCCTGCCCGACCAGCGCTTCGAAGCCGCCGGCCTGGAAGGCTTTGATCGCGGCTTCGGTGGTTCCGTTCGGTGAGGTGACGCGACGGCGCAGTTCGCTGGCGTCGACGTCGCTTTCCTTGGCCATGCGCGCCGCGCCCAGTGCGGTTTGCAGGACCAGTTCGATGGCGGTTTCGCGTGGCAGGCCGAGCTGCTGGCCCGCGTCGGCCATGGCTTCGATCAGCAGGAAGAAATAGGCCGGGCCGCTGCCGGACACGGCGGTGACCGCGTCGATCAGGTGCTCTTCTTCCAGCCAGACGCTGATGCCGACCGCGCCGAGCAGGCGTTCGGCCTGTTGGCGTTGCTCATCGGAAACCCGCGCATTGGCATACAGGCCGCTGGCGCCAAGGCCGAGCAGCGACGGCGTATTGGGCATGCAGCGTACCAGCGGCAGTTCACGACCGAGCCAGCGTTGCAGGCTGTCGCAGGTGATACCGGCGGCGATCGACACCACAAGCGCCTGTTCCGGCAGGTGCGGGGCGAGGTCGCGGCAGACCGCCTGCATCACCTGTGGCTTGATCGCCAGGACCACGATGTCCGCGTCGGCGAGGGCCTGGGCGTTGTCTGCCAAAGTCTCGATGTCGTGCTGGGCGGCGATGGCTTCGCGTTGCTGCGGAGAGGGATCGCTGGCGCGAATCCGCTCGGCCTCGATGCCCTGGGCGCGCAGCCCGCCGATCAGGCTGGCGGCCATGTTGCCGGCGCCGATGAAGGTGATGCGGGGAGTGCTCATGCAGGGGTTCCTTGATTCGTGTCGGGCTTGCCGGAGTAGTCGCGGGCGCCGAACAGCGCCGTGCCGATGCGCACCCAGGTGGCGCCTTCGGCGATGGCGCTTTCCAGGTCCTGGCTCATGCCCATGGACAATGTATCCAGGCCGTCCTCGCGCTCCAGCAGGTGGCGCAGACGGGCAAAGGCGGCGCGTTGCTCGGCGAGGTCGTCGCTGGGTGCGGGAATGGTCATCAGACCGCGTAGCCGCAGGTTTGGCAACTGCGCCACGGCAGCGGCCAGAGGGGCGACCTCTTCGGGGGCGCAGCCGGACTTGCTGTCCTCGCCGCTGACGTTGACCTGCAGGCAGATATTCAGCGGTGGCAGGTGTGCGGGGCGTTGGTCCGACAGGCGCTGGGCGATTTTCAGCCGGTCCACCGAGTGCACCCAGTCGAAGTGCTCGGCGATGGCGCGGGTCTTGTTGGACTGGATCGGGCCGATGAAATGCCAGACCAGGGGCAGGTCGTCGAGCAGGCGCTGCTTGTCCAGCGCCTCCTGCAGGTAGTTCTCGCCGAAGTCGTTCAGCCCGGCTTCGTGGGCTTCGCGCACGGCATGCGCCGGTTGCGTCTTGCTCACCGCAAGCAGTCCCACCGAGGCGGCTTCGCGTGCGGAAACCTGCGCTGCGTCACAGATGCGTGAAACCACCTTTGCAATATTCTTCGCTATCGTGGACATTGTTTTGCGCCGTACAGCCAGGGTCTGCGCGGCATTCTACCTGCTTGAATGTAATTGGGGAGTCCCATGGATATCACTGAACTGCTGGCGTTCAGCGTCAAGCAGGGCGCGTCCGACCTGCACCTTTCCGCCGGCCTGCCGCCGATGATCCGCGTCGATGGCGACGTGCGTCGCATCAACCTGCCGCCGCAGGACCACAAGCAGGTGCATACGCTGATCTACGACATCATGAATGATCGGCAGCGCAAGGATTTCGAAGAGCGGCTGGAAACCGACTTCTCCTTCGAGGTGCCCGGCCTGGCGCGTTTCCGGGTCAACGCCTTCAACCAGAACCGTGGTGCCGGCGCGGTGTTCCGCACCATTCCCTCACGGGTGCTGACCCTGGATGACCTGGGCATGGGCGAGGTGTTCCGCAAGATCGCCGACGTACCACGCGGGCTGGTGCTGGTGACCGGGCCGACCGGCTCGGGCAAGTCCACCACCCTGGCGGCGATGCTCGACTACCTCAACGAAAGCCGCTACCAGCACATCCTCACCATCGAGGATCCGATCGAGTTCGTGCATGAGTCGAAGAAGTGCCTGGTCAACCAGCGCGAGGTGCACCGTGATACCCGCAGTTTCTCCGATGCCCTGCGCTCGGCGTTGCGTGAGGACCCGGACATCATCCTGGTCGGCGAGATGCGCGACCTCGAAACCATCCGTCTGGCACTGACCGCGGCGGAAACCGGTCACCTGGTGTTCGGCACCCTGCACACCACCTCGGCGGCCAAGACCATCGACCGGGTGGTGGACGTGTTCCCAGCGGAAGAGAAGAGCATGGTGCGCTCGATGCTGTCGGAGTCGTTGCAGGCGGTGATTTCCCAGGCGCTGCTGAAGAAGATCGGCGGTGGCCGGGTGGCCGCCCACGAGATCATGATCGGCACTCCGGCGATCCGTAACCTGATTCGCGAGGACAAGGTGGCGCAGATGTATTCGTCGATCCAGACCGGCGGCTCGCTGGGCATGCAGACCCTGGACGCGTCACTCAAGGCGCTGGTGGCCAAGGGGATCGTCAGCCGCGACAGTGCCCGTGAAAAGGCCAAGTCGCCCGAAGGTTTCTAGTGCTACGACAACGATCAAATACCGTGGGCGACGGCCTTGTGTAGGGTGCGCCGCGCGCACCTGAATGATCGGCACCGCTATCCCTGGTCTGATCCGGCGCCCCCTGCGCTGTCTTCCAGTCCATACCCACCCTGACTGTACGAGTCGATGATGGAATTCGAACAGATGGAATTCGAAAAATTACTGCGCCTGATGGTGGAGCGTGGCGGCTCCGATCTGTTCATTACGGTGGGCGTCGCGCCGTCGATGAAGGTCGCTGGGCGGATCGAGCCGGTCGGCACGCAGCCGCTGTCGGCCGAGCAGGTACGAAGCATGGTGCTGGCAGAAATGGACGAGCGTCAGCGCCGTGAGTTCTCGGAGCACCACGAGTGCAATTTCGCCATCGATGCCAGTGGAATCGGGCGTTTTCGTGTCAGCGCTTTCTCCCAGCGCAACCAGGCGGGTATGGTGTTGCGTCGCATCGAGACCCACATCCCTAGCATCGAGGCGCTGCAACTGCCGGACACCCTGGCGCAACTGGCGATGGCCCGCCGGGGCCTGGTGCTGTTCGTCGGAGGTACCGGCACCGGCAAGTCCACCTCGCTGGCCGCCCTGGTCGGGCACCGCAACCGCAACGCCAGCGGGCATATCATCACCATCGAGGACCCCATCGAGTTCCTGCATCAACACCAGGGCTGCATCGTCACCCAGCGCGAGGTCGGTATCGACACCGATTCCTTCGAGGTGGCGCTGAAGAACACCCTGCGCCAGGCCCCGGATGTGATCCTGATCGGCGAGGTTCGCTCCAGGGAAACCATGGAGCATGCCCTGGCCTTCGCCGAAACCGGGCACCTGTGTCTGGCCACGCTGCACGCCAACAACGCCAACCAGGCGCTGGACCGCATCATCAACTTCTTCCCGGCGGACCGGCACAATCAGGTCTGGATGGACCTCTCGCTCAACCTCAAGGCCATCGTCGCCCAGCAATTATTGCCCTCTGCCGATGGCAAGGGACGCCGTGCGGCTATCGAGGTGCTGCTCAACACGCCACTGGCCTCCGACCTGATCCGCAAGGGCGAGGTGCAGGAATTGAAGGAGCTTATGAAACGCTCCGGTGAGCAGGGTATGCAGACGTTCGACCAGGCGCTGCTCGAACTCTATCGAAGCGGGGCGATCACCTACGAGGACGCTCTGCTACATGCTGATTCAGCCAATGACCTGCGCCTGATGATCAAGCTGGAACGCGGTGTCGAGCCAGTGGGTGGCGATGCCATGGGCTTGAGCCTGCAGCTCGATGGGGAGGCGCCGCCTCTTCGTTGAGCAGTGCGCGGGTGGTCATGGGGCTTGCAGCCCGCCACCTGACACCCGCACAGCCGTCTTATGCGGTGGCTGTAGGAAGAAGCCCGCCGGCCTTAGCCTTGCACACCTAGGCTCCCGCCTGCGCGGGAGCGACAGAGTAGGGGCTTTTCCTATGGTCACCTCGGTATTGGCCGCGAGCCCGACCAGCCCCTCGGAGCAACCTTCGCCGACAGGGATGTCGGCGAAGAGCCCCATGGATGGGTTCATGCGTGTTGCGTAGAGGGGCTGGTCGGGTTCGCGACGCCACATATCATCAGGGCACCGCAAACGGTTTACGGCCCATCACGGACAAAATTGCCAATCCAGCTGCAATACACGACAGGCATGGCGCGTTGCCCTGGTCGTTCAGCGGCTTCTCCTTGAACGGCATGCCGTTGAGTGGCACGGTTAGCCACGACCATCGATAGCGGAGCGGTGCTTCATGCAGACACGCGATACTCACAGCAAGATCATCGGCTACCTGTTGTGGATCTTCGGGTTCCTGGGTTCCCATCGCTTCTACTATGGCCGCCCGGTGACCGGCACCATCTGGTTCTTCACCCTGGGCCTGTTCTTCATCGGCTGGATCATCGACCTGTTCCTGATCCCGTCGATGGACCGCGAGGCCAGCCTGCGTTTCCATGGCGGCGATATCGACTACAACATCGCCTGGATACTGCTGACCTTCCTCGGCGCCTTCGGTGTGCATCGCATGTATCAGGGCAAGTGGATCACCGGCATCCTCTACCTGTGTACCCTGGGCTTGTTCGGTCTGGGTGTGCTTTATGACTTCTGGACGCTGAATACGCAGATTTCCGTGCGCAACGCAGAGCGCGGTTGATCGTCGGCGGTTGTGATAACGAGACAGATCACGGGCGCGGAGGGGGATGAACCCTCCGCGCCCGTGGTCGTTCAGGGCTTCGAGGCTTCGGCCTGGACGAAGGTCAGGATGATGTCGCGTACCAGCTTGCGCCGCCCGTGCGAAAGTTTGAGAAAGGCTTCCAGGGTTTCCCGCTCCTGATGGGCCAGGCCCGCCAACTGGTCGTTTTCCCTGCCGATGCGCTCCGGCACCTCATCGCCGAAGCGTAACGTCTGCGGGTCTATCCTCAGCCACTGCGCGAGTACCAGCATCTTGTCCTCGGTTGGCAGGGCCTCGCCGCGCAACCAGCGTCGCACTGCATGCAGCGTCAGCGGTTTTCCCCAATAACGCAGGTTGAACTCGCGTTCCAGCACCGATGGTCTGGGCTCGTAGCCTGCATTTATCAGGGCGGCGTGCAGTCGTTCGGCGAACTTCATTCGTATGTTTTCCATTGGCAAACACTACGGGTGTGTGCCCATGACTGGCGTAACCGTATTTTTGACATTTGTTAAGCGAATTTGTTGACTGTCTGTTAAGCTTTCTGGCCATTGTTCAATGAACATTTCAGGAGCCACGGGCGCGGGATGCGCACGTGGAATACAGGATGAAAGTCAATCTGCCCGTAAGCCGGCAGGAGTGTGCTGTTCCGGCTGACACGCATCTGATCACCACCACTGATCTGCATGGCAACATCACCTACTGCAACGAAGCATTCGTCGAGATCAGCGGCTTTGCGCGGCAGGAACTGATCGGGAGCGCGCACAACCTGGTGCGCCATCCGGACATGCCTCCGGTGGTTTTCCAGCAGATGTGGGAGACCCTGAAAGCCGGGCGAAGCTGGATGGGGATCGTCAAGAATCGCTGCAAGAGCGGCGACTTCTATTGGGTCAATGCCTACGTAACACCGGTTACGGAAAATGGCCGCATCATCGGTTACGAATCCGTGAGAACCCGCACCGATAGCGAGCAGGTCCGGCGTGCGGAGCGCGTCTATGCCAGGCTCACTGCCGGGCAGGCGCCCGAGCCGTTGCTGGAGCGTGCATCCGCGTTCGCCCCGTGGTTGTTTCTGAGCCTGCCGCTCTGCCTGTTGGTGTGGCTGGCGCAGGCTTATGTATCCCCGGACTTTGGCCTGTCGCTGGCACTGCTCGCCTTGCTGCTGGTGCCGCTGTTGTCCGCCTGGATGCAGCGCCGCGCGCTGCTGGCGGTGCGCGGTGACGAGGTGCCGGCCAGTGCCGTGGCGGTGCGCACCTATACGGGCCTGAGGGGGTTGCCGGCCCAGTTGCGGATGCTGCTGATCCTCGAGCGGGCGAAGACCCGCACAGCGCTCAGCCGCCTGGGCGACTATGCGCGGCAGACGACGCAACTGGCCGGGCACAGCGACCAGCTTGGGCGCGAGTCGGAGGCTTCGCAGCAGGCACTGCGGATCGAAGCAGACATGGTCGCCACGGCCATGCAGCAGATGACGGTTTCGGTCAACGAAGTGGCCAGCCACGTCCAGCGCACGGCGGAGCAGGCGCGGCAAGTCACGCAACTGTCCAGCGACGGCAGCGAGGATGCGGTGAAGACGCGGGCCGTGATCGAGCGCCTGAAGACGCGCGTGCTGGAAATCAGCACCAGCGTCGAAGCGCTGGCCGAGGAAACCGAGTCGATCCAGCAGGCTGCCAACATGATTCGCGCCGTGGCCGAGCAGACCAACCTGCTGGCGCTCAATGCCGCCATCGAGGCGGCGCGCGCCGGGGAGCAAGGGCGTGGTTTCGCCGTGGTCGCCGACGAGGTGCGGGCGCTGGCGCGCAAGACCCAGGAGTCGACCGGCGCCATCGAGCAGATCATTCACTCGCTGCGAGAGCGGGCCGGACAGGCGGTGCAGGTGGCTCGCTCGGGCAGCGAGGAGTCTGCAGCGGGCCTGGCCCAGGTGATCGCGACGGAGCGGTCGCTGGCCGGGATCGACGAGGCGGTCGAGCATATCCATGGCATGACCCGGCAGATGGCGGCGGCGGCCGACCAGCAGGCCTCGGTCTGTGAGGAAATCGCCCGGCAGATCACGCGTATTGCCGGTGCCTGCGAGCAGAACACCGTCATTTCCGAGCGGTCGTCGAAGATCGGGGGCGAGCTGTCATCGACGGCTTGTTCCCTGCATGCACTGGTGGAGCGCTTCAATGGGTGACAAGGAATAGGTCGGTCGCATGGACAGTCAACGTGACGAACTGGGGTTGGGCGCCCTGAGTTCGGCCATCTTCGAGGCCTCCGTCGACAGCATGGTGGTGATCGACGAGATGGGCGTCATCCAGGCCCTGAACAAGGCCGCGCTGGATACGTTCGGCTATGCCGCCGGCGAACTGCTGGGCTGCAACGTGTCACTGCTGATGCCGGCCGGCGAGGCGCGGGCCCACGATGGCTACCTGCAGAACTATCGCCAGAGTGGCCAGCGCAAGATCATCGGCATCGGGCGGGAGGTGACGGGCCGGCGCAAGGATGCTTCCGAGTTCCCCTTGCACTTGAGCATCGCCGAGTTGCAGCACGGCGGACGGCGGCTGTTCGTCGGCATTTGCCACGACATCAGCGAACGTCGGCGGATGATCGACGACATCAGCCATCTGGCCACCCATGACAGCCTGACCGGCTGCCTCAACCGGCATCAGTTGCTGGTGAGCTTGCAGCGGATGCTCGCCGAGCCCGTCAGCCATGGGTGGCGTGCGGTGATCTTCATCGATCTGGACGGCTTCAAGCAGGTCAATGACCGCCAGGGGCACCGGGTCGGCGATCGGCTGCTCGGGCTGGTGGCCGAGCGTCTGCAACGGCAGTTGCGTCCTGGCGATTTGCTGGCGCGGGTCGGAGGCGACGAGTTCGTGGCACTGATCGGCCTGCCGCCGGACAACGCCGAGCATGTGGCGCACAGTGTCTGCAAACGCCTGCTGGAGAGCCTGTGCCAGGCCTTCCGCGTCGAAGGACTGTCGCTCTATGTGAATGCGAGCATCGGTGTCAGTTTCTGCACGGGGCAGGGGTGTGTGGCCGATCAACTCATTCACGATGCCGATCTGGCGATGTACCAGGCCAAGGGCGAAGGAGGCGGTTGCATACGTTTCTTCCAGCCGGAGATGCGCTGGCGCACCGAGCGTCGGGTGCTGATGCTCGAACGCCTGCGCGACGCCCTGGCCCAGGGCCGCTTCGAGCTGCACTACCAGTTGCAGCTTGCCCTGGATGACCTGCGCATCACCGGGCTGGAAGCGTTGCTGCGCTGGACGGACGCGGAACTTGGCCAGTTGTCGCCGGATGATTTCATTCCCGTTGCCATCGAGTACGGACTGATGCCGGCCATCGACCTGTGGGTGCTGCGGCGGGCCTGCATGGATAACCGTTTGCTGATCGACAGTGAATGCCTGGATGTACCGGTGGCGGTCAATATCGGCAGCCAGTTGTTCCAGCAGCGGGATTTCGCCGAGCGGGTCCAGGACATTCTGTCCGAGGTCGGGTTGCCTGGGCGACGGCTGGAACTGGAGGTGACCGAGACGGGCGCGATGGATGATGCGCAGGTGGTCACCGAGAACATCCAGGTTCTGAAGCGGCTGGGCGTGACCATTGCCATGGACGATTTCGGCACAGGTTTCTCGTCGTTGCTGCGCCTGCGGCGGCTGGCCTTCGACCGCCTGAAAATCGACCGCTCGTTCGTCCGTTCGCTGCCCGCCGCCAGCGACCAGGCGATCGTCCAGGCCGCGCTGGCGATCGCGGCCAGCCTGGAGCTGGAGGTGGTCGCCGAGGGCGTGGAAACCGCCGAGCAACTGGAGTACCTGCGCCGTTGCGGCTGCACCTACGGCCAGGGCTTCTGGTTCGCCCGCCCGATGCCGCTGCAGGCATTGCGCCGACACCTCGCACTGCCCGCATGAATGACCCAGTGCCGTGGCACTGGGTTGGCTTCAGCCTTTGGATGCTTCCAGCGCCTGGGCGATGTCTTCGAGGATATCGTCGATGTGCTCGATACCGATCGACAGACGCACCATGTCGCGCGGTACGCCGGCCTTCTCCAGTTCCGCGTCGTCGAGTTGGCGGTGGGTGGTGGTGGCCGGGTGGCAGGCCAGTGACTTGGCGTCGCCGATGTTCACCAGCCGGGTGATCAGTTGCAGGGCGTCGATAAAGCGCGCCCCGGCGTCCTGCCCGCCCTGGATACCGAAGGACAGGATGCTCGCCGGCTTGCCGCCGGTATAGCGCCGCGCCAGTTGATGCTCGGGATGATCGGGCAGGCCGGCGTACTTCACCCAGCTCACTTGCGGATGATCGCGCAGGTATTCGGCGACCTTCAGTGCGTTCTCGGTATGGCGCTCCATGCGCAGCGCCAGGGTCTCCAGGCCTTGCAGGATGAGAAAGGCATTGAACGGCGACAGCGCCGCACCGGTATTGCGCAACGGCACCACGCGGCAGCGCCCGATGAAGGCAGCCGGGCCGAAGGCTTCGGTGTAGACCACGCCATGGTAGGACGGGTCCGGGCTGTTGAGCAGCGGGAAGCGTGTCTTGTGCTCGGCCCAGGGAAATTTGCCGGAGTCGACGACGATGCCGCCGATGCTGTTGCCGTGTCCGCCGATGTACTTGGTCAGCGAATGCACGACGATGTCCGCGCCGTAGTCGAAGGGGCGGGTGAGGATCGGCGTGGCCACGGTATTGTCGACGATCAGCGGCACGCCATGGCGGTGCGCGGCTTCGGCCAGCGCCTGCAGGTCGACGATATTGCCGGCCGGGTTGCCGATGGACTCGCAGAAGACCGCTTTGGTCTTGTCGTCGATCAGCGCTTCCAGGGCGGCGATGTCATCGTGCGCGGCGAAGCGCACCTCGATGCCGAAGCGCGGCAGGGTGTGGGCGAACAGGTTGTAGGTGCCGCCATAGAGCTTGGCCACCGAGACGATGTTGTCGCCCACTTCTGCCAGGGTCTGCACCGCGTAGGTGATCGCCGCTGCGCCGGAGGCCACGGCCAACGCACCTACGCCACCCTCCAGCGCCGCCAGGCGCTGTTCCAGCACATCGTTGGTCGGGTTCATGATGCGCGTGTAGATATTGCCCGGCACCTTCAGGTCGAACAGGTCGGCGCCATGCTGGGTGCTGTCGAAGGCGTAGGAACTGGTCTGGTAGATCGGCACGGCGACCGCGCGGGTAGTCGGGTCGGGGCTGTAGCCGGCGTGGATGGCGAGGGTTTCCGGTTTCATTGTTGTTGTTCCTGAGAGCGGTTGGAAAGCATGCAGGATGGAAAAGCCCGGGCAATGGGTCAATGACTCAGAGCAATAACGGTGCAGCGCCATTAGATTGAAGTGTTCTTTGGATATGCCTCGGCAGGTGCCGGATATGGGGTGGTCCGCGGGTTTTCGTGCCGTTCCGGGCGGGCCGGATGAACCTTGACGAAGCCCCCTGTACCGGGCGTTTGCGGCTTGCGCCCCGTTGAAGTTTGGTCGTCGCGCAAATACTAGACCAATGTCTAGTGATGACTTTCATTGGCCCGTCTAGCCTTCGCTCAGAACAAGTACAAGAAGACGTCCGGGTACAGGGCGATTTCGCTCGTGCCGACAGGGTGTCGTGGAGGCAGCCATGAGCGTAGCAATGACCGATGGTGGACATGAACCGGCCAGGCCAATGACAGGGGAGGAGCGTAAAGTCATTTTCGCCTCTTCCCTGGGCACGGTGTTCGAGTGGTACGACTTCTATCTGTATGGATCGCTTTCGGCGATCATCGCGGCGCAGTTCTTTTCGGGGGTCAACCCCACGGCTGCCTTCATCTTCGCCCTGATGGCCTTCGCCGCCGGCTTCGCGGTGCGACCGTTCGGGGCGATCGTCTTCGGTCGACTGGGCGACCTGGTGGGGCGCAAGTACACCTTCCTCATCACCATCCTGATCATGGGCCTGTCCACGTTCATCGTCGGTATCCTGCCGTCCTACGCGGCCTGGGGCATGGCGGCGCCGATCATCCTGGTGGTCCTGCGGCTGTTCCAGGGGCTGGCGCTTGGCGGTGAGTACGGCGGCGCGGCGACCTACGTCGCCGAGCACGCGCCCCATGGCCGACGCGGTTTCTACACGGCGTGGATCCAGACCACCGCGACCCTTGGCCTGTTCCTCTCGCTGCTGGTCATCCTCGGCACCCGCACCTGGCTCGGTGAGGAGGAGTTCGCGGCCTGGGGCTGGCGTATTCCCTTCCTGCTGTCCATCGTGCTGCTGGGTATCTCGGTGTGGATTCGCCTGACGCTGAACGAGAGTCCGGCATTCAAGCGCATGAAGGAAGAAGGCAAGACCTCCAAGGCACCGCTGACCGAGGCCTTCGGTCGCTGGGAGAACGCCAAGGTGGCGCTGGTCGCACTGTTCGGCGGTACGGCGGGGCAGGCGGTGGTCTGGTACACCGGCCAGTTCTACGCGCTGTTCTTCCTGACCCAGACGCTGAAGGTGGACGGCGCCACGGCGAATATCCTGATCGCCCTGTCGCTGCTGAT is part of the Pseudomonas sp. ABC1 genome and encodes:
- a CDS encoding bifunctional O-acetylhomoserine aminocarboxypropyltransferase/cysteine synthase, giving the protein MKPETLAIHAGYSPDPTTRAVAVPIYQTSSYAFDSTQHGADLFDLKVPGNIYTRIMNPTNDVLEQRLAALEGGVGALAVASGAAAITYAVQTLAEVGDNIVSVAKLYGGTYNLFAHTLPRFGIEVRFAAHDDIAALEALIDDKTKAVFCESIGNPAGNIVDLQALAEAAHRHGVPLIVDNTVATPILTRPFDYGADIVVHSLTKYIGGHGNSIGGIVVDSGKFPWAEHKTRFPLLNSPDPSYHGVVYTEAFGPAAFIGRCRVVPLRNTGAALSPFNAFLILQGLETLALRMERHTENALKVAEYLRDHPQVSWVKYAGLPDHPEHQLARRYTGGKPASILSFGIQGGQDAGARFIDALQLITRLVNIGDAKSLACHPATTTHRQLDDAELEKAGVPRDMVRLSIGIEHIDDILEDIAQALEASKG